The nucleotide sequence TCAGGTATTACGTTCATCTTCTTTAGATACTTCTGAATTTTCTAAGATTTGCATTTCTGTAACATCACAGGTGATAAGTACAGCTTGCTGCGTGTTCTACAGTCACTGTGGTAGCAGAACTCTTTCGAGGGACAAATCCATTGATCGTAGAACTGCTAACTGGGTTGCATTTTCTCTGTGGAGAAAGCAAAATGAGGACAATACACTGATTTCAAAGCTATTGCGTATGCATAAGTTTAATGACCAGATTTGCCCATCCTGGTTTGCTCCGGTTCGCTCTGCCAGTGATTACCCACCTTCTGTTCGTGCTTGCATATCTCTTCTGTTTATTTACTGTTCTATTTTTATCTTGGTATGTTTGCTCCAATTAGCTTCCAATGGATCCGAACACTCCAACATCATTTCACCTGTCTACTCTTTCTGGGCTATATTCATTGGACTTTGCATGGCTAATTATGTCGTGGAGTGGTCAACTGGGTATGTCTACTGCCTGAACACATTCATCTGGTAGATAAGATTTATTTTTTATGTATTATAAACAAGTCAACAGATTAGTTTGCATTCTGTCATCTTAAGAGGGAACTTATGATGATGAAAAGGAAATGCAATATGTTCGTCATGGTTTCATCTAAGCAGAACTATAATATGGTTTTCAACATCCATggccccttaataatgtgccaatGGTTGTTGGCGAGCCTTGGGAAAAATCTAAAAGGTGTTGCATTAAGTTTATTACCTATATGTCACATGAATATGCTTTAGTGAATAACATGGTGCGACTGAGTAAGATATCCTCAGGTCATTATTACTAGGGTACTGAAGAGTTGGACATGATGATGACCACTTTGTTTGTCTTTTTTCACATATTTGTCTAGCAGATAAGAAAATAGGCCAGAAAAAGATGCCCAATATAACTGACTCATTCATTCTCCTTGTTTCCTTGAATTGTTGTACAGATGGGCTCTAACTCATCCTTTACCAATTTCGGAGTATGAGAATCTGAAGAAACTGTTGAAATCTGATTTTGAGGACACGGTTCGTCAGTATTCTGCGTATGTTCTTGATTTTAAGCTCTTATTATCCACTTGATCTTGTAAAAATGGCTGACTATTTGTCGATATATTCTGCAGGACCTCAACAGATTTGCTTAAAACTGTTTTCAACCTCATGATATCAGTCACACTTTTTGTTGGTCGATTTGACATGCGTATGATGCAGGTACATGCNNNNNNNNNNNNNNNNNNNNNNNNNNNNNNNNNNNNNNNNNNNNNNNNNNNNNNNNNNNNNNNNNNNNNNNNNNNNNNNNNNNNNNNNNNNNNNNNNNNNNNNNNNNNNNNNNNNNNNNNNNNNNNNNNNNNNNNNNNNNNNNNNNNNNNNNNNNNNNNNNNNNNNNNNNNNNNNNNNNNNNNNNNNNNNNNNNNNNNNNNNNNNNNNNNNNNNNNNNNNNNNNNNNNNNNNNNNNNNNNNNNNNNNNNNNNNNNNNNNNNNNNNNNNNNNNNNNNNNNNNNNNNNNNNNNNNNN is from Triticum aestivum cultivar Chinese Spring chromosome 3A, IWGSC CS RefSeq v2.1, whole genome shotgun sequence and encodes:
- the LOC123057199 gene encoding uncharacterized protein; its protein translation is MGREKLHEQPSGPLIESLKMERVRTILTHGYPYRHEHSTHFIIRKTIKPNYSNFSRWYVAWIFLAALYHLPSFQSMGLDLMMNHSLLLAIYVSSLVFFIIFRVIFLGLWYLGLVSRIAEKQQVMLTIIQNCAVISTACCVFYSHCGSRTLSRDKSIDRRTANWVAFSLWRKQNEDNTLISKLLRMHKFNDQICPSWFAPVRSASDYPPSVRACISLLFIYCSIFILVCLLQLASNGSEHSNIISPVYSFWAIFIGLCMANYVVEWSTGWALTHPLPISEYENLKKLLKSDFEDTVRQYSATSTDLLKTVFNLMISVTLFVGRFDMRMMQVHFMFAD